The genomic stretch GGTTTTTTGATGCCTACCAACTGGGCCACGTCGTCGTATGAGAAGCCGTTGTAGCCGTGCTGCTGTACCAACCCTTCAGCGGCATCGACCACCCGCTCGGCGGTCGGCGAGATTTCGGAGAAATGCTTCATGCAAGCGCCTCATTTGATTCGGCGACTGGCAGGTGGCCTGTCTTGACCAGGATGGTGCAGCCTGTATTGCTGAAGGGACGGTGAGCACTCAAATGCGGACTGCGCATCCATGTGCCGGTAGGGTAGCTTCCGAACTCATCCTCAAAGACGCCTTCCAACACATAGATTTCTTCACCGCCGTAGTGACGATGCGAATTGAATCGTGTCCCCGGGGCCCAGCGCACCAAAGCCGTATGTTGTGTGTCGAACTCAGAAAGTGGCATCACCGACAGACCCGGCACGAGGCCTGGAAACCAGGGGCCGTTACGGGTGTCGACCACGGTGCGTTGGCTGTCGGCTAGATCAAGATGGCGCAGCTTGACGAACAACGTGCAACCCGTCGCGGAGCTCGGTGCATGCGAAGAACCTGGTGGATTCTTGATGTAAGTCCCAGGCCCGAAGGTCCCGGATTCGTCGCTGAATTCGCCGTCCAGGACCAGAATCTCCTCGCCCAAGTCGTGCTTATGATTTTCAAAAGCGGAGCCCGGCGCGTATCGCACGATCGAGGTGGCACGCGCCACTTCGTCGCCATCACGCTCCAGTAACTGGCGTTGAATCCCGGTCGCTGGCGAATCGACCCACTGTAAGCTTGAAGGCTCGACGACAACACGCTGCGAAAGATCTGAATTGAGTTTCATGGCTTTATTTCATCTACCGACTACTTGGTAGGTAAGTTATAAGATCCCGATTTGTTTGTCAAATAGCTTTCGCCATTTTCTTTCATCCATTGAAAAAACAATGAATTGGTTACAAGAACTCGCGAAGCTTAGCGTACGATTTTTTCCGAATTCTCTATCGTCCCCAAAAAGAAAGTGGTAAAGCGCAGTGGCTGCAAACTGCAGCCGAGACAAATCCACCAGTTGTTCTGAAATCACTTGCTTGCCCCTTGAGTCGAGGTGGGTACACCGAACCTGGCGCCGATGGTGTTCGGGTCGACGCTGACGTGCGAATCCCGGATGAACAGCCACCACAGCACTGTCAGCACCAGTAGCTTGATCACTACTGCTGAGAGCAGATGGCGTCGCAGTCGTTTGTCGGAAATGGTCATGACTATGCAGTTTGCACACGGCATGCCAAGGGGGGAGTTTTTATTTTTATCGTTTAATAACAGTTACTTAATGATAAAACTGCCAAGGCAGTGGATGTCTTGGCAGGTTAATACGCTGCCAATCTGCCAGAGTGGCAGTCATTGGCAGTCGTGCGGCGTGAGCACTAGCTACTAGGCCAAACCTTGCTCTTTCAGTCGTCTGTACAAAGTACGTTCGCTAATACCCATGTGCTTGGCCAGCTCACTGCGGGTACCTTTAAAAGTAGCGAGTGCCTGTACCAGCGTGCCGCCGTCGAAAGGGGTGGAAGTCGAGGACTGAGACATCACGACGGAGGCCTGGGGTAAATGTATGGAGCGGATCACTCCATCGTCAGCGAACAGACTGGCTCTTTCCAGAACATTGCGTAATTCACGGATATTGCCGGGCCAGGAAAACCGCTGCAATTGTGTCAGTGCATCCGCATCTATTGTCAGCCGGCGCTTGCCTGTACCGGCACGTTGTAGAAATGAATTCACAAGCAAACCAATGTCTTCAACTCGGTTACGCAAGGGTGGTAACTGAATTGGAAAGGCGCTGATGCGGTAGTACAGGTCCTGTCTGAACTCTCCTTTCTCCATCATTTTTTCCAATGGTTTGTGGGTCGCAGCAATTAACCTGAAGTTGGCGTGAAGGGTCTCGACACTGCCGACACGGCGATAGGTGCCCGATTCGATCAGGCGCAACAGTTTTACCTGCATTGCCAGCGGAACATCGCCAATCTCATCAAGAAACAACGTGCCGCCCTGGGCTGTTTCGACCAAACCAGGCTTGCGCGTGGTGGCACCGGTGAATGCTCCTTTTTCATGGCCGAACAGCTCGCTCTCAAACAACGTTTCGGTCAATCCTGAGCAATCTACGACTACAAAGGGTCCAGTGGCCCGCTCGCTGGTTTCATGTACCGCGCGGGCGAACAACTCTTTGCCCGTGCCGGACTCGCCTAACAGCAGTACCGGGAGCATTGATGGTGCGACCCGCTGCAGCTCAGACAGGGCGAGGTTAAAGGCGGGTGAACAGCCAACCAGCCCTTCGTTGCTGGGTCGCGCTGACGCGCTGCGGACCAGTGTGAGACGCTCCACATAGGCGGTAATAACACCGTGCTCATCTAGAATCGGGCGCAATTCGACGTCGACATGCTCAGGTCCCCGTGGCGTGTGGTGAATGTGCAAAACACGATCAGGCCCGCGCATTTCCTGCGCCTTTTTCATCGGACAATTCTCACCCGCCTGATCACAAGGGACATCGTAATGGTGTGAGATTTGATAACACTTATGACCGATAAAGGGTTTTTCAGCGCTGCCGAACTGCCGCTGATAGGCAGTGTTGGCAGCCAGGATGTTGTACTCCGGATCGAGCACGATCATCGGCTGGGGTTCGTGTTCAAGAAACGAAACAAGTGACTGCACTTGATCCGGGTGTGGGAGTGAGTTGTCAGAGGTGGGCAGGATGGTCTTCATGGTGGCTCCCGAGAATTCCTCCATCCTGTTGTGGCACTGCCACCTCTGTCAACAGGCACTGCCAATGGCAGTGGATTTGGGTCGACGTAGAAAAAAGCCAACCTCAAACAAATAATTAAACTTAATGAAATCAAGTAGATAAGATTATATTTCTGTACGATTTTGGCCTGGCAAACTTATTGCTATGTCAGTCCTTAGTGTGAGCGGCTCGCTAAAAGCCCCCTAAGGAGACAGGTCATGAGCGTAAAACTTCACGTCGAAGGATTCTTCGATTCTGCTACCAATACTGTCAGCTACCTCGTGCTGGATGAAGCGACCAACCACTGCGCCTTAGTGGACAGCGTACTTGACTACGACCCCAAATCCGGCCACACCGCCACAACGTCTGCCGACAAGTTGATTGCGAGGGTGAACGAACTCAATGCGAGGGTCGACTGGATTCTTGAGACCCACGTCCACGCAGACCACCTGACGGCCGCGCCCTACCTGAAGGAAAAGCTCGGTGGAAAAATAGGGATCGGCAGTCAGATTTCGACGGTGCAGGAGGTGTTTGGCACTCTGTTCAATACAGCTGGCGATATGGCCCGCGATGGAAGCCAGTTCGATCACCTGTTCGTTAATGACGAGCCGTTTGCCATTGGCACGCTGCAATGCCACGCGCTCCATACACCGGGCCATACACCAGCCTGTATGACTTATGTGATCAGCGATGGGACCGAAACGGCTGCGTTCGTCGGCGATACCTTGTTTATGCCGGACTACGGTACTGCACGCTGTGACTTTCCCGGAGGCAATGCGCGTACGTTGTTCCAGTCAATCAACAAGGTGCTAAGTCTGCCGGCCAATACCTTGCTGTACATGTGCCACGACTACCAGCCTGGTGGCCGCGAGGTGCAGTTCGTCAGTACCGTTGCAGACCAACGCGCGCACAACGTTCATGTGCGTAATGGCATCAGCGAGGAGGAGTTCGTGGCGATGCGCACCAAGCGTGATGCATCGATGGACATGCCGACACTGATCCTGCCATCCGTTCAGGTCAACATGCGGGCAGGGCACTTACCTGAGCCCGAATCGAACGGGACGCGCTACCTGAAAATCCCGCTCAACGTCGCCTGACGTTGCCTCCCCCAAAAAACCTATAAGAAAAATACCCATAACGGAGACCCTTATGGACATTCGCTGCCTTGCGCCTGGACTGTCGGTATCAGAACAGATTTTTCCCAACCAATTGGCTGAACTAAAAGAAAACGGTTTTCGCGCCATTGTGTGTAACCGTCCTGATGGCGAAGGCGGCGATCAACCCTTGTTTGCCGAAATCAAACGTACGGCCCAAGCGAACGGTATTGAGGCGCACTACCTTCCCGCTGAATCAGGCAAAGTGACCGACGAGCAAGGTATTGCCTTCGGCAAGCTCCTTGAAACTCTTCCAAAACCGGTGTTGGCCTATTGCCGTTCCGGCATGCGCTCGACAACGATGTGGGCACTGTCACAAGCGGGCCAACAACCCCTGCCATACATCGTCGAGACGGCCAAAAAAGCCGGGTTCGATATGAAAGGCGTCATTCGCCGGATTGCGAATCAGGGGCGCACGCCGGTCGAAGTGGCTGAGGCGCAGCATACCGTGGTCATCATCGGGGGCGGTGCGGCAGGTATTGCGACTGCATCCAGTTTACTGGCGCGAGATCCTGGACTCGACGTTGCCATCATCGACCCGGCAGATGTGCACTACTACCAGCCAGGCTGGACACTTGTCGGCTGTGGTGTCTTCGATGCGCCCCAAACTGCCCACACGATGGGCACGACCATCCCCCGCGGTGTGCACTGGATCAAGTCGGCGGTCGCCGCTTTCGAACCCGAGAGAAATGCCGTCATTCTTGATGGATGCAGAGTCGTCAAATACGAGCAACTGATCGTGTGCCCTGGCCTGAAGCTCAATTGGCATGCAATCGAGGGTTTGTCGGACACCCTGGGTCGCAACGGCGTGACTTCAAATTACCTGTATCACCTTGCCCCTTATACGTGGGAACTGGTGCAGCAACTGCGTGGTGGGCGAGCCATTTTCACGCAACCACCCATGCCGATCAAATGTGCCGGGGCGCCGCAAAAAGCAATGTACCTTTCTGCCGATCATTGGAAACGTACCGGTGTATTGGACAACGTCAAGATCGAGTTTTGCAGCGCCGGCGCGGTGCTGTTCGGAGTTCCCGACTATGTGCCCGCACTGATGGAATACATCAAGGCCTATGGTATCGACCTGAACTTCGGCAACACACTCACCAGCGTGAATGGACCCGCACGGACTGCAACATTCAACTGCGTTAGTCCGGATGGCAGCGCCCATCTTGTTACTCGAGACTTCGATCTACTTCATGTTGTACCACCGCAGATTGCGCCGGATTTTGTCCGAGTCAGCCCTCTCGTCGATGCGGCCGGCTGGATCGATGTCGACCCTGCCACTCTGCGCCATAAAACCTGGGTAAATATTCACGCGCTGGGAGACGCCGCCAACTCCAGCAACGCCAAAACCGCGGCGGCTGCACGCAAGCAGGCTCCCGTTGTTGCCCATAATGTGTTGGCTGCCATGGGTAAAGCAAAAGGCAGTGCCCATTACGACGGTTACGGCTCCTGCCCGCTGACGGTTGAACGCGGCAAGATCGTACTGGCGGAGTTCACCTATGGTGGCAAGGTCGCCCCCAGCTTCCCATCCTGGCTGATTGAGGGTACCCGGCCATCGAGGCTGGCATGGCTGCTCAAGGAGCGAATTCTTCCACCGCTGTACTGGAAGGGAATGCTCAAGGGCCGTGAGTGGATGGCGAAACCCGAGTTGGCTGACCTATGAAATCAGACCTGAAAGCAAGGAGACTGAGATGATCATCGTCTTACTGCTCGGGCTTACTGTTGGAGTCATTCTGGCTCTGACCGGCGCCGGCGGAGGAATACTGGCTGTTCCCTTGCTGGTGTTTGGAGTGGGATTGAGCATGGCCGAGGCTGGGCCAATCGGTTTACTGGCTGTCGGTTTAGCCTCGACCCTGGGTGCCGTGATAGGACTCAAAAACGGCACCGTCCGCTATAAAGCGGCGCTTTTAATTGCTGGAGCGGGGATCGTCTGTTCTCCCCTTGGCCTTTGGCTGGCGCAACGCACGCCTAACCGTCCGTTGACGATCATGTTTGCCTTCGTGCTGATGTACGTTGCGTTCCGGGTCTATCAACGATCGCTCACTCCCTCCACGGAGTCGAAGACACCAGTTATATCCAAACCACCGCCTTGCCTATTGGACGCCAATCGAGGAAAGCTAAACTGGACTGCTCCGTGTGCATGGGCGCTCACTGCTTCTGGCATTGTCGCGGGTGGGCTTTCTGGCTTGCTCGGCGTGGGCGGTGGCTTTGTGATGGTGCCGGCGCTCCAGCGATACACCAATTTGACAGCACAGTCAGTGCTTGCCACGTCTCTAGCCGTTATTGCGCTGGTTTCAATTTCCGGCGTTGCTGCGAGCTCGGCAGCTGGGCACTTACAGTGGGCAGTTGCCATTCCATTTTCCATTGGGGCATTAGCCGGCATGATCTGCGGGCGCTTTGTCGCTGCCAAGCTGTCGGGGCCAAACTTACAAAAAGGGTTTGCCATTGTATCTGCAGTGGTTGCAGTGGCCTTGCTGGTAAAAGCTATTCAGTAGATCAAGTGGGCGGAGGACTTACCCGCCTGTTGACGGCTGTCCTGAAAGCCTTCAGCTAATCCATGACTGCCAGATCCGGCTGCAATGGTTCTTCTGCTGGTATTTATCTCGGCCGCCCCACAGATCCACTTCCTGGTCCGCTCCTGCGGAGCTGGATTGAACCTACCGTCAAATGAACGAAGGATTGGACTCATGAACGACAGCACTCGTGTGAATTTGCGTTTGGAGCAACAACATGACTATCGCTGCACGCTGCATTTCGAAGAAGGTGCGCCGACTCTGACCGTGGATGAGCCACCACCACTGGGTGAGGCTGTTGGCCCCAGCCCGGTAGAGCTGCTGCTCGGTGCGGTAGCCAACTGCTTGACTAATAGTCTGCTGTTCGCGCTGCGTAAGTACAAGCAGGACGCCGAACCGCTTTCTTGCAAGGCCAGTGCTGAGGTCGGACGCAATGCTGAAAATCGCCTACGGGTACTCCATATAGACATCGAACTGCAGTTAGGCAAATCAGCTGCCAAGCTGGAGCACTTACCGCGCATCCTTAGCCAATTCGAAAGCTTTTGCACCGTTACACAGAGCGTGGCCCAAGGCATCCCAGTCCAATTACGAGTCATAGACTCCGAAGCGCTGGTACTAAAAGGCGATCTGCATGCTTCCACTGAACCCGCTTCGACAGGGGCTTGAAAACTTGCAGCGGACAGGTAAAGCATTGTGGATTAGGGCGTCCGATTGGCATTGGAGTCGGTGACGTTCTAGCGCGTACGAGCATATGGATGCACGGTACAAGGGTGCTGCAATCATGGTGCGGGGACTGTCGTGTCAACATCAGCTCTTCTCTTCAATGTTTCCCCGACAGCCAATCAATGAAAGGACAAATAATGAACATCCAAGCTCTTCCATTACAAGATCGGGCCGCCCCGGACGGCATCTGTTTCGGGTGCGGAAGCGCGCATCCAAGCGGTCTCCAGATAAAAAGTCACTGGGATGCCGACGGTATTCATATTGTGTGCAAACACACTCCATCCCCCGAGTTTACCGGATGGCCAGAGTTGGTTTACGGTGGTTTCATTGCAATGTTGGTGGACTGCCACTCGAACTGGACCGCGATG from Pseudomonas fluorescens encodes the following:
- a CDS encoding cupin domain-containing protein, with translation MKLNSDLSQRVVVEPSSLQWVDSPATGIQRQLLERDGDEVARATSIVRYAPGSAFENHKHDLGEEILVLDGEFSDESGTFGPGTYIKNPPGSSHAPSSATGCTLFVKLRHLDLADSQRTVVDTRNGPWFPGLVPGLSVMPLSEFDTQHTALVRWAPGTRFNSHRHYGGEEIYVLEGVFEDEFGSYPTGTWMRSPHLSAHRPFSNTGCTILVKTGHLPVAESNEALA
- the cydP gene encoding cytochrome oxidase putative small subunit CydP, giving the protein MTISDKRLRRHLLSAVVIKLLVLTVLWWLFIRDSHVSVDPNTIGARFGVPTSTQGASK
- a CDS encoding sigma-54 interaction domain-containing protein, translating into MKTILPTSDNSLPHPDQVQSLVSFLEHEPQPMIVLDPEYNILAANTAYQRQFGSAEKPFIGHKCYQISHHYDVPCDQAGENCPMKKAQEMRGPDRVLHIHHTPRGPEHVDVELRPILDEHGVITAYVERLTLVRSASARPSNEGLVGCSPAFNLALSELQRVAPSMLPVLLLGESGTGKELFARAVHETSERATGPFVVVDCSGLTETLFESELFGHEKGAFTGATTRKPGLVETAQGGTLFLDEIGDVPLAMQVKLLRLIESGTYRRVGSVETLHANFRLIAATHKPLEKMMEKGEFRQDLYYRISAFPIQLPPLRNRVEDIGLLVNSFLQRAGTGKRRLTIDADALTQLQRFSWPGNIRELRNVLERASLFADDGVIRSIHLPQASVVMSQSSTSTPFDGGTLVQALATFKGTRSELAKHMGISERTLYRRLKEQGLA
- a CDS encoding MBL fold metallo-hydrolase, translating into MSVKLHVEGFFDSATNTVSYLVLDEATNHCALVDSVLDYDPKSGHTATTSADKLIARVNELNARVDWILETHVHADHLTAAPYLKEKLGGKIGIGSQISTVQEVFGTLFNTAGDMARDGSQFDHLFVNDEPFAIGTLQCHALHTPGHTPACMTYVISDGTETAAFVGDTLFMPDYGTARCDFPGGNARTLFQSINKVLSLPANTLLYMCHDYQPGGREVQFVSTVADQRAHNVHVRNGISEEEFVAMRTKRDASMDMPTLILPSVQVNMRAGHLPEPESNGTRYLKIPLNVA
- a CDS encoding bifunctional protein tyrosine phosphatase family protein/NAD(P)/FAD-dependent oxidoreductase; translation: MDIRCLAPGLSVSEQIFPNQLAELKENGFRAIVCNRPDGEGGDQPLFAEIKRTAQANGIEAHYLPAESGKVTDEQGIAFGKLLETLPKPVLAYCRSGMRSTTMWALSQAGQQPLPYIVETAKKAGFDMKGVIRRIANQGRTPVEVAEAQHTVVIIGGGAAGIATASSLLARDPGLDVAIIDPADVHYYQPGWTLVGCGVFDAPQTAHTMGTTIPRGVHWIKSAVAAFEPERNAVILDGCRVVKYEQLIVCPGLKLNWHAIEGLSDTLGRNGVTSNYLYHLAPYTWELVQQLRGGRAIFTQPPMPIKCAGAPQKAMYLSADHWKRTGVLDNVKIEFCSAGAVLFGVPDYVPALMEYIKAYGIDLNFGNTLTSVNGPARTATFNCVSPDGSAHLVTRDFDLLHVVPPQIAPDFVRVSPLVDAAGWIDVDPATLRHKTWVNIHALGDAANSSNAKTAAAARKQAPVVAHNVLAAMGKAKGSAHYDGYGSCPLTVERGKIVLAEFTYGGKVAPSFPSWLIEGTRPSRLAWLLKERILPPLYWKGMLKGREWMAKPELADL
- a CDS encoding sulfite exporter TauE/SafE family protein — translated: MIIVLLLGLTVGVILALTGAGGGILAVPLLVFGVGLSMAEAGPIGLLAVGLASTLGAVIGLKNGTVRYKAALLIAGAGIVCSPLGLWLAQRTPNRPLTIMFAFVLMYVAFRVYQRSLTPSTESKTPVISKPPPCLLDANRGKLNWTAPCAWALTASGIVAGGLSGLLGVGGGFVMVPALQRYTNLTAQSVLATSLAVIALVSISGVAASSAAGHLQWAVAIPFSIGALAGMICGRFVAAKLSGPNLQKGFAIVSAVVAVALLVKAIQ
- a CDS encoding OsmC family protein, with the translated sequence MNDSTRVNLRLEQQHDYRCTLHFEEGAPTLTVDEPPPLGEAVGPSPVELLLGAVANCLTNSLLFALRKYKQDAEPLSCKASAEVGRNAENRLRVLHIDIELQLGKSAAKLEHLPRILSQFESFCTVTQSVAQGIPVQLRVIDSEALVLKGDLHASTEPASTGA